In the genome of Canis lupus familiaris isolate Mischka breed German Shepherd chromosome 17, alternate assembly UU_Cfam_GSD_1.0, whole genome shotgun sequence, the window GAGCAGGTGGGTGATGAGGCCAGATCTGAGCTTGGAAGGTTACTCTAGCAGCAGAGCATGGAATGGATTTGAGAGGTGTGAGCCTAGGAGAGGAGAGAGGTAACCTTAACACTTTCTCCCACTTGAACAGAATAGAATAggtatttttgtatatatctcAGGCCCCTTCTGAGTTCCTTCCCAATTGAGGGCAAAGAGTTTATCATGTTCAACTGTGGAACTATCATGACACAAAATTGGAGTGCATTAAAAAGTAGaagaactggaaacagcccaactATCCATCAACAAGTGAACAGATTAACAGTTATGGTGAAGCTGCACAACCAGAAACCTACTTGACAATAAAGGAATTTGAGGAATAAgtagaagccagacacaaaggacagacactgtatgattccatttacataaaactctagaaaatgcaacCTATCTCTAATAAAGCAGAGGGAAGAGTTATGAGGGGCACTAGGAAACTCTGGGGTTGGctgatggatatgttcattattttgaGTGTAGGGATGTTTTTGttggtatatgtgtatatacgtCAAAACTTAgcaaattatactttaaatatgtgcagtttactGTATGCCAATTATAAcacaataaagttaaaaaataagcacaGATAGGTAGGGTAGAGAGATGAGGGAAGAGGTGTCATTGAGCTGGAAGATAAGGCTTTGGTTTGAAAGAAAGCTCTGGCCAAGGCAGAAGGAAGGGGCAGTCCAGTCCAGACCTGAGCAAATGGGTATAGTGGAGGGTGAGCAGAACCTTTAGAGTAGAGCAGAAAACCCACCTAGCCCTATAGGGGAGCAGTAGGAAACAGAGCTATAActggaggaagaggcagattTGGGAGAGTTTTGAATAtcaagcttctttttttattttattttattatttttttttttttttagggacagGTGGAGAGGAGCCGAGagaaaggggggagagagagagagagagaatcttaagtaggctctgcactgggcatcctgggcttgatctcaatcctgacatcatgacctgagccaaaatcaagtcagacacttaaccgatggagccacccaggtgccctgggatatCAAGCTTTGTAAAAATGTACATTGGATTGCAGTTCCATCACTTAGTTCCTCAATGATACTGGACAAGTTATATAACTTCTCTGAGAGTCTGTTTCCTTCGTCTATAAAATAAGGATGGTAAAAATGGAAGCTACTCCATGGTGGCTGTGAAGACAAAATGAGGCAATGCAGATAAACCACTCAGCAGGGGACCATGGAAACagttaagtgctcaataagtagaagcaattattattataacaattaTTGTTATTAACCCTAATATAAGCAAATGTATATAGATGCTTGGGCAGGAGAAAGAAGTGatcaaagaggttttttttttttttaatttttatttatttacttatgatagtcacagagagagagagagagagaggcagagacacaggcagagggagaagcaggctccatgcaccgggagcccgatgtgggattcgatcccgagtctccaggatcgcgccctgggccaaaggcaggcgccaaaccgctgcgccacccagggatccctcaaagagGTTTTATTAGAAAGATTAAACTACCATTAATTATCTCccctccaggggatccctgggtggctcagcagtggagtgcctgccttcggcccagggcctgatcctggagatctggaatcgagtcccacatcagggtccctgcatggagcctgcttctccctctgcctgtgtctctgcttctctctctctctctctctctctgtgtgtgtgtgtgtgtctctcatgaataaataaataaaatcttaaaaaaaaaaaaattatctccccTCCGAGTTAAAACTCCAAATTCTACCATCTCTTTCCCCTGCCCCATTCTGTAACTTCCTTCCTACTAAAtaccatgcctggagcctgaaaCCAGTAACCAAGACTCTCTTATATTAGTGAAGGGATTCCAGCTGGTAAGCAAGTTGAAGTATGGCCTCTGGGATGAAGAAACAGATGGAGAACCAGAGACCCCAATCTCATCTCCAAGGATTTCTGCTACTACCACCATAGATTTATATACAGGATGCATCCTAAAGAGAATAAAGCAGGTgattattccttttaattttaaagcctAGATAGATTCCCCCCAAACTCCAAGGAGGGGTCCAGATTTTCGGAGATTGATCTTAATTTTCTCAAGTCCCTTAAACCCTGAACTAGGGGTTTATTCTCTGGAGTTTCTAAGGAgaagcctctctgtgcctcagtttcttcatctataaaataggagaTAACGGTGACTATTTCATGAGGTTCttatgagggttaaatgagttaatgtgtgTGAAGGGCCTAGAACATTGGTCCATAGCAAGTGCTCTATAGATGTTAGCTAAGCTTTCTTAAggactttatttcttctctcttgtttaTAAGGCTTGTTATTTGTGATCATTTCTTTCTAAATGACTAGGCAATAGGTACCTATTACTGAAGATAAtaacagataataataatatctaataataataactgataaTAATAACAGACTCTCAGAGAATAGTACCTATTACTAGGTAATAGTAACCTCATAACAAATTACTTCAGTACCAGTGCACCTCTTGGGTAGAAGTAAGTTTGGCCAATGGCTTACAAATATTCATCCTCCAAGTCAGAGGCAACGAGCTTTTTCATAGATGCAGCAATGATTGCATCTGTTAACTtcatttaatgagaaaatatattgcAGATAAAAAGAATCCAGCCACACTTCTAAAATAATCAGTTGTTTTATTAATAACAATAGCATCTACACACATTTGAAAACACACATGTAAGAAACATAAGATTTATTCAGTTTATGATAATGCCTGGCATCCATGTGGATTCATGAAACCCTTAGGATCAACTCCAGGACCCAAGAGCCAAAAGCAGTTGAATAACTGATCAGACCATCAGTGTCTTCATCAGCAAAATCAAGGCTTGGACAGAAAGACTGAACATTCTGTAAtcacacaaaataaaactaaaatgcaatTGAGCATTTGAGGATACAAAGGTGGACAGTATTAGCTCATGAGCAGTGAACCAACCCCTTTGCTTTTCTCAACCTCCTTTGTAAAAGGGTTATTAATCTTGCCTGTCTTACAGGGTCTATCTCTTCAGGACCTCCTGATAAGTGAGAAagtgaatataaattaaaagctCATCTCCGTGGGGGCCAGAGGATCAGGATGGAGATGGTGTGTGTCAGAAAAGGAGATGGGAAAAGGATCTTTCCAGTGACCAATGCTCTAATTTAATGAAAATCCAAAGACGGTACACTACACTAAGAAGTGCAAAGGAAGGGAGAACCCACCACTGCCACCTCCATTTGGGTGCACAAAGAGTCTCAACCCGGGCCTCCTCAGAGCTATTGCTCTGAGGGGACCATGGACGGATTTGGCCAGAGAGCTccaaaaacatttccattttcaggTCTTCACATGTATCTAATGGAAATGAACGACACCCGCCCAATCCACGGAAGCTATTAAGAAAAGGATGGCGTGAGAAAATTAATTCGacaaatttcaataaatagtTAAGTGTCCGCTATATGCCAGGCACGGATTGGCGCTGACAATATTGCAGAAAATCCGACCAGCAAGGTTAAGGGTTTAAGatcataaattagaaaaaaacgaACCAGTTTCTGACAGCTCCTAGGAGGAAGAGAACAGGGAGACCAGATGACAGGCAGGAACAAGAGACGCAAATTCCTGAGTGCGACTTGGGAAGATCTCTGAGAGGTGACTTTTGAGCCCAGAATTAAATGAACCAGCGCCTTTAAGAGTGACCGGAGGCCCGAGCGTTCCAAGAGAATTAAATGCAAAAACGATCCACAAACCGAGAATAGGGAGGGATTTCAAAGCTTCAAAGGGTTCGGCGGACACCAGAATCCACGACTTTGGGGGCCGGCGCCAGATTTTGAATATTCATACCGTCCAATCACGAAGAGGCTATAGGAGTCgagcgcaggccccgcccccggcgcccacACCGCGGGGTCCACGGGAGGCCGCGCCGCGCCGCAGAGGCGGTGACCGCGCCAGGCGGCTTGGCTGCCGCACGCTCAGAATTCTTCGGGGCTGGTCGCAACGTTCCCGGGACCCGGGCTTAGCTGATCCTTTCTTAAAGGACGACCGAAGTCACCCAATTTGATTTAGAACACCAGTGAGACGTCCACCCCAGAGCGGCCAGGACGCAATAGTCCGGCGACGGGAGGTGGGGAGATTTTCAGTATCCTAATTCGAAGGAGTTTGTAGAACTAAGCAGCAGTTACGGGGTTAAGACGCGACCCAGATTAGAAAGCAAAGCCAGTCACGCGCCGGGAATCTCCAAGTACGAATGGCTTGAAAAGCTCCGCGTACTACCTTCCACCTTCCACAAGGAACTTACTTTGTGAGAAGAAAGTGAAGGGTAAAATAAGTGAACAAAGCTCTTTTCAGGTGATTAGGTGGGtggctctgaaaagagcctttggAGTCAGGCGGCCGGCGACCCCGGCGGGCGCCGCGTCCCGGCAGGGACTCACTTGGAGCTGGTGTACTTGGTGACGGCCTTGGTGCCCTCGGACACGGCGTGCTTGGCCAGCTCGCCGGGCAGCAGCAGGCGCACGGCCGTCTGGATCTCCCGGGAGGTGATGGTGGAGCGCTTGTTGTAATGCGCCAGGCGGGAGGCCTCGCCGGCGATGCGCTCGAAGATGTCGTTGACGAACGAGTTCATGATGCCCATGGCCTTGGACGAGATGCCGGTGTCGGGGTGCACCTGCTTCAACACCTTGTACACGTAGATGGAGTAGCTCTCCTTGCGGCTGCGCTTGCGCTTCTTGCCGTCCTTCTTTTGAGCTTTGGTGACCGCCTTTTTCGAGCCCTTTTTGGGCGCGGGAGCGGATTTTGCAGGCTCAGGCATTGTAAAGGAGCACACGCgttggggaagaaaggaagtgcGAGAATGGGCGGGCCTGAGCCTTTTATAACCACCGTATGCAAATAAGGGCTCCTAAAACCTTTCGTTTCCATTGGGCCTTGTGGGGACCTTGCGTTATCAGCAACAGCTGCGTCACAACACCTACTCTTGGCCTCATTGGCCGGTTCTGGAGCCAATTTAGGACCAATGAAAACCTCGTTCCTGACCCCACCCCTAGCAAAGCTTATAAAGGCTTTTCCATCGCTCATCTTTCGCTGCTGTTTTGTTGTCAGGTCTGAGCTTTAGGTGTTTTAACCTCGCTAGCAATCATGTCTGGTCGTGGCAAGCAAGGAGGCAAGGCCCGCGCCAAGGCCAAGTCGCGCTCGTCCCGCGCCGGCCTGCAGTTCCCAGTGGGCCGCGTGCACCGGCTGCTGCGTAAGGGCAACTACGCCGAGCGGGTGGGGGCCGGCGCTCCCGTCTACATGGCGGCCGTGCTGGAGTACCTGACGGCCGAGATCCTGGAGCTGGCGGGCAACGCGGCCCGCGACAACAAGAAGACGCGTATCATCCCCCGCCACCTGCAGCTGGCCATCCGCAACGACGAGGAGCTCAACAAGCTGCTGGGCAAGGTCACCATCGCCCAGGGCGGCGTCCTGCCCAACATCCAGGCCGTTCTCTTACCAAAGAAAACTGAAAGCCACAAagccaaaagtaaataaatcctgACAAGCCAAAGATCAAAGGCTCTTTTTAGAGCCACCTAAGCTTTCAAAAAAAGAGCTAGTGGCGCTATTTCGTTACCAGCCCCTCAATTGACATTGTTGGTGGCTCTTAAAAGAGCCTTTGGGGTTAGTGGGGATGCTCTCAATCCCAGTTACTTGTTCTTGCCAGGCTTGTGACTCTCCGTTTTCTTAGGTAACAAGACCGCCTGGATATTGGGCAGGACGCCGCCCTGGGCAATGGTGACACCCCCGAGTAACTTGTTGAGCTCTTCGTCATTTCTCACGGCCAGCTGCAAATGGCGAGGGATGATGCGCGTCTTTTTGTTGTCGCGGGCCGCGTTGCCCGCCAGCTCCAGGATCTCGGCCGTCAGGTACTCCAGCACCGCAGCCAGGTACACCGGGGCGCCGGCCCCCACCCGCTCGGCGTAGTTGCCCTTACGCAGCAGCCGGTGCACCCGGCCCACCGGGAACTGCAGGCCGGCACGGGACGAGCGCGACTTGGCCTTGGCGCGGGCCTTGCCTCCCTGCTTTCCGCGTCCTGACATTACAGCCAAAAATGCAGTTACAGCTTCTTATTCAAGGAGAAGGAAGTGGAACGGATAACCAATTTGGTGTAATTTATAAGAATTACCGGGAGGGGTGAAGGGAAGTAGCCCAATCAAGCAGCCAATAGGGAAGCAGAAAGCAGACTCCGTTTGCATCCTGCACTGCGAGGAAATGACGGATTCCGAAAGTACCTACCAATCGCTGGGAGCCACATTAAAGCCCCTTATTTGCATGCcaggatttttaaagaaagaaggcTTTCGGACAGATCgctgttttgttttgccttttactgaatggcattttttaattttaattttcagcctagagaaggggagggggcctctctttccctcccccccaccccccacccccccccccccccaccccccactcccccagtTTGGAGCTGGAAGGGAAATCCTCAGAAGTACCCAGACGGCCTGCAGAGGGCCTCCAGGAGATGCAGAGTTGCTCCCGCTCAAGGGTAGGGATTCTGAAACTGATTATCCCCTTGAACTTTAAATTACCTTCCAAGTCCCGCCTTTTCTGTCTTTACAGCCAGACTTCCAAAAAACTGTTACTAAGGCCGCCTGCCTTCTCTGCAACGTGGTCGTGGCCTTCCGTGCGGCTTCGCCCCACCCCCAGCCGCCTCCGCTCTTCGGAATCCTGCGTAACCGAGGACTGGAATAGATTTTGTCTTCCTCCTCTTGACCTACAGGAGGCATCCGATACCGCCTTGAAATTTGCTCCCTGGGCTTGCAAAATGTCCTCCGACTTTACTCCTCCCGGTCCTTTTCCTCTATCGGTCCCTGCTTTCCCGCGTCCGTCTGGGCTCTGTCTCCTATCCAACACCCCCCTCCATCCTTTACTCTTCCTGAGGAGTCTTCCCACTTCCATGCTTTAAATTACAGACATCCAGATTTGTTCCAGAAGCTTATATCCTTACACCAACTGCTTGCTGGGGACTTCAAACCATCTGTCCCAACAACTCGACCTATCCAAATGCGAACTCACCCAAACAACCCCCTATCGCCCGTTTGCTCTTTCCCAGAATTACAACCTAAGCCAGAATCTACACTCACCTGCATCTCAACAGCATATCCGGTTACTTCCCTAAGGTTTCTTCAGCCTTTTCTCCGTGCTCCTGTCTGCCTCCTCATTGCTCTCTTAGACTTCAGCAGTAGCCCTGCAGACCTGTTTTCCTTAATCTTCCAACTTCCTTCTAGAGAAACCTttcctgaaagttttatttcttcctcctcagCTTCCCACTCTGGGGTGTTCCACATCCCTCACACCATTTGCACCCTCTCCTGAGTATCCCATAAGGACAGGAGGtagaatacaatagaaaaaagaatagactTAAATTTTATTCCTTGAGCTCATTTCTGATATTCTTTATCTTCACCTTTA includes:
- the H2BC21 gene encoding histone H2B type 2-E, with product MPEPAKSAPAPKKGSKKAVTKAQKKDGKKRKRSRKESYSIYVYKVLKQVHPDTGISSKAMGIMNSFVNDIFERIAGEASRLAHYNKRSTITSREIQTAVRLLLPGELAKHAVSEGTKAVTKYTSSK
- the H2AC20 gene encoding histone H2A type 2-C, coding for MSGRGKQGGKARAKAKSRSSRAGLQFPVGRVHRLLRKGNYAERVGAGAPVYMAAVLEYLTAEILELAGNAARDNKKTRIIPRHLQLAIRNDEELNKLLGKVTIAQGGVLPNIQAVLLPKKTESHKAKSK
- the H2AC21 gene encoding histone H2A type 2-B, with amino-acid sequence MSGRGKQGGKARAKAKSRSSRAGLQFPVGRVHRLLRKGNYAERVGAGAPVYLAAVLEYLTAEILELAGNAARDNKKTRIIPRHLQLAVRNDEELNKLLGGVTIAQGGVLPNIQAVLLPKKTESHKPGKNK